From the genome of Sander lucioperca isolate FBNREF2018 chromosome 1, SLUC_FBN_1.2, whole genome shotgun sequence, one region includes:
- the mlana gene encoding melanoma antigen recognized by T-cells 1 isoform X2 — translation MILIPFTVPNGSPMCLTNRKHSGSLMPRNCTDGMPRGEFNIYFASSRRGYVRAEEAVGIVLLVVILAALLILGCWYFKKRSGYKIIRSPRSGSPGHTGGQYSEAGSSADNKMAITDFGSFRPPVPNAPPAYEKISSGPLPPPYSP, via the exons ATGATTCTGATCCCGTTTACGGTTCCCAACGGCAGCCCGATGTGTCTGACAAACCGGAAACACTCAGGAAG CTTGATGCCGCGTAATTGTACAGACGGGATGCCTCGTGGAGaattcaacatttattttgccaGCAGCAGACGAGGATACGTCAGAGCTGAGGA GGCAGTGGGTATAGTTCTGCTGGTGGTCATCCTGGCAGCTCTCCTCATCCTGGGATGCTGGTACTTCAAGAAGAGGAGTGGCTACAAAATAATCAGG AGCCCTAGATCGGGGTCACCAGGTCACACAGGAGGCCAGTACTCAGAGGCAGGATCTTCCGCAGATAACAAGATGGCTATAACTGACTTCGGCAGCTTTCGACCTCCG GTTCCAAATGCTCCTCCAGCCTATGAAAAAATTTCCTCAGGGCCGCTGCCTCCGCCCTATTCCCCCTAA
- the mlana gene encoding melanoma antigen recognized by T-cells 1 isoform X1, whose protein sequence is MPRNCTDGMPRGEFNIYFASSRRGYVRAEEAVGIVLLVVILAALLILGCWYFKKRSGYKIIRSPRSGSPGHTGGQYSEAGSSADNKMAITDFGSFRPPVPNAPPAYEKISSGPLPPPYSP, encoded by the exons ATGCCGCGTAATTGTACAGACGGGATGCCTCGTGGAGaattcaacatttattttgccaGCAGCAGACGAGGATACGTCAGAGCTGAGGA GGCAGTGGGTATAGTTCTGCTGGTGGTCATCCTGGCAGCTCTCCTCATCCTGGGATGCTGGTACTTCAAGAAGAGGAGTGGCTACAAAATAATCAGG AGCCCTAGATCGGGGTCACCAGGTCACACAGGAGGCCAGTACTCAGAGGCAGGATCTTCCGCAGATAACAAGATGGCTATAACTGACTTCGGCAGCTTTCGACCTCCG GTTCCAAATGCTCCTCCAGCCTATGAAAAAATTTCCTCAGGGCCGCTGCCTCCGCCCTATTCCCCCTAA